The Argopecten irradians isolate NY chromosome 4, Ai_NY, whole genome shotgun sequence genome has a window encoding:
- the LOC138322103 gene encoding glycerol-3-phosphate dehydrogenase [NAD(+)], cytoplasmic-like produces the protein MGKVVCIIGSGNWGSAIAKIVGNNVRERPEFFESLVRMYVYEEIVDGEKLTELINKKHENVKYLPGVQLPDNVVAIPDLLEASKDGDIFIFVLPHQFVPKICGSLKGNIKQDSIAVSLIKGVSITENGIKLISEMITEELGIHCSAMMGANLAGEVAQEQFCESTIGSTNEENGKLLKKLFETPYFHCMIVNDTATVEICGALKNVVAIGAGIVDGMGYGDNTKAAVIRLGLMEMIKFAELFSSGMNSKYKFVFLHRFPMFMSIHKICERQMDPSQFVACLRNHPEHM, from the exons ATGGGAAAAGTCGTCTGCATCATCGGATCAGGAAACTG GGGTTCTGCTATTGCAAAAATTGTCGGTAACAATGTACGAGAAAGGCCCGAGTTTTTCGAATCGCTGGTACGAATGTATGTGTATGAAGAAATAGTTGATGGGGAAAAGTTGACAGAACTCATTAACAAAAAGCATGAAAATGTTAAATACCTACCTGGTGTTCAGCTTCCAGATAATGTG GTAGCTATACCTGACCTGTTGGAGGCGAGTAAAGATGgagatattttcatatttgtacTACCTCATCAGTTTGTCCCTAAAATTTGTGGATCCTTGAAAGGAAATATAAAGCAGGATTCCATAGCTGTTTCTCTCATAAAG GGGGTATCTATAACCGAAAATGGCATCAAACTCATATCAGAAATGATCACAGAAGAACTTGGTATTCATTGTTCAGCCATGATGGGTGCTAACTTGGCTGGAGAAGTTGCTCAAGAACAATTCTGTGAATCTACCATAG GTAGTACTAATGAAGAGAATGGAAAACTCCTGAAGAAACTATTTGAGACGCCATATTtccattgcatgattgtaaatgATACCGCTACAGTTGAAATCTGTGGAGCATTGAAG AATGTGGTAGCTATAGGAGCGGGTATCGTGGATGGTATGGGCTATGGTGATAACACAAAGGCAGCAGTCATACGCCTTGGACTCATGGAGATGATCAAATTTGCTGAACTGTTCTCATCTGGTATGAATAG taaatataaatttgtttttctccACAGATTCCCAATGTTTATGTCCATACACAAGATCTGTGAGAGACAGATGGATCCCAGTCAGTTTGTGGCATGTTTGCGGAATCACCCTGAGCATATGTAG